AttgtttagggctggggagacaattgACAGCATTGTGATTATGTATGAAGTCcaccatgcttgaggcaccaaaggtcccgggttcaattcttagcaccaccataaaccagagatgagtactactctggtgaagaaaaaaaaaaaaaccttaggaaggaagaaaagaggtaaAAGAAATTCTGCTGTTTAAAAATCCTAGAGGTggggcatctggttaagcgcacacattattgttcacaaggaccaaggttcaagcccctggtccccacctgaagtggcaaagcttcatgagtggtgaagcagatgtctctctttctttctatatccccttcccctctcaatttctctcagtctctatccaataatacaaataaataaaatgtaaaaaaaatatgtgttctctttttttaatatttatttatttattaccttttgttgcccttgttgttttttattgttgtagttactgatgtcgtcgttgttaggtaggacagagagaaatggagagaggaggggaagacagagaggggagagacagacagacacctgcagacctgcttcaccgcttatgaagcgactcccctgcaggtggggagccgggggctggaaccgggatccttatgtcggtccttgcgctttgcgccacctgcacttaaaccgctgcgctaccaccggactccctaaaaaaaatctgataggtggggccaggccgtggcgcaccgggttaagagcacacatcaccTTGCACGAGGACCTCAGTTTGAATACCTGCAGGGGACACACCTCATGgtaaatgaagcaggtctgcaggtgtctgtctttccctttttacctctccttcccctctcaatttctatctgtcctgtctaataaaaatggaaagagtaaagaaaaaaataaataaaggaaaaaatggccactgggagtagtacatttgtagtgctggcaccaagccccagtaataaccttggtggcaattaaaaaaaaaaaaacacatacatacatacacacatacatacatataaaaaaattaaaatcctaggggctgtggtccaggagatagtatagtaaaaaaaacaagcaaaaatccCTGTGCTGGGAGATAGtgcaatggtgatgcaaaaagtctttcatgcctgaggttccaaggtcccaggttcaatcccaggcaccatgcTGGATACTGTTCCTCTCTAAAAGGGCCACAgattccatttttctctcctgttCCATCCTCCCAGTACAGACTTTCTTCAGAGATCTGGAGGTCCTTATTCCAAGTTCTTGGGAAGAACTCAGTTATAAGAGTGCCTGGCTGGGCCTGGAGCAGCGTCCCTGGTGAAAGAAACACCAGGATTGCATCAGGGAGGAGGTGACAGCAACGGGGTCACTGTCTGGCTTGGCATGAGGCCAGGCTGGGTTGGGAAAGCTGAAGTTGGATCTAGGCCAGGTGACCAGCTCCATTGTCCTTTCGCAAGGGCTCTGCAGTCCTGTGGCAGGGCTGCTGCTTTGCTGATGGCCAAGGAACCTCAACTCTGACCAttcctcaaaacaaacaaacacaacaaaacaaaacccacccCAGAAATGCAGGGGGAACTCTGAGGCGCCATGGCAGAGACTAAACCTGCATCGGTCAGCAAGCAAGGTGTTTTCTCCAGGCTCTAAGCTCCTCTCCTATTTCTGACCCCAGAGACAGGTCCCCCAGCACTTTCCTCCTAGATACCCCAAGGACCCCAGGCCCCAATGTCCCTTCCCTGGGAGCCAGGAGCCCAGGTGCCCAAGTGGAAGGACCCCCCCAGCCCTGGTTGCATCATCTATTCAGCTGACCTGGCCACGGTGGAATCTCAGCTCCTGCCAAGTGGGGCAGATAGCATGGGCGGGCATAGGCCGAGACTGGGCGGGTCTGTCTCTGTATAAATTCTGGAGTGTCTTTCTGCCTGCATCCCAAGAGACTTGGGGACAGCTGGCCTCTGGGGATCCACGTGCACTAGCATCCAGACATTGGGGCTGCCCACCGGGACCACTAGGACCTGCAGTAACGCTTCTGGATCCTCGGGCTGTGCAGAGTGCAGACACCCAGGCCTCACCTCAGGACCCCACCCTGGATGGACTGGGAGGCAGCCAGGCTGTGGCAACCGGGGAGGTGGGTCCCCGCGCTGTTGGCCCTGCTGGGGCTCTGCTGGACATACCCCATCTCGGATTCCAGCCCCCTCCTGCAATTCGGGGGCCAGGTCCGCCTGCGGCACCTCTACACAGATGATGCCCAGAGGACTGAGGCCCACCTGGAGATCAGGGCTGACGGCACAGTCATGGGGGCTGTACACAGGAGCCCTGAGAGTGAGTGTCCAggagggctggggacccctgggtctgagggatAAGGAGCTGGGGGATTCCTGGGTGTGAGAGAAGAGGGACTGGGGAATCCCTGGGTTTGAGGAAGGAGGGGATGGGGGTACCCCTGCATCTGAGGGAGGAAGGACTGGGGTCCTGGACCCCAGTATCTCAGAGCATGGATTTAGGGGACCTTTGCATCTCAAAGAAGACAAGCTAGAGGCTAAAGTCAGTGGGGACCTGGACCCCTGGGTCTAAGCGAAaaagagctggggggtgggggggcttgggTTTCAGTGCAGAGGGCTGAGGCCTGAAGTCTTAGAGGATGGACAGAGGCCTGAGGACAAGGCCTGACTCTGTCCTCCCCCAGGTCTGCTAGAGCTGAAGGCCCTGAAGCCGGGGGTTATTCAAATCCTGGGAGTCAAGACATCCAGATTCCTCTGCCAGAGGCCAGATGGGACGCTGTATGGATCGGTGAGTGTGCAAGGCTCCCCCACCCCTGGGGCCCCCCTACCCTCTTCACAATCTGGGGTCCACATCTTGCATCACTGGTCCAGAGCAGGTGGGGGGGTCTTCTCCCTCTACACCCCCCACCTAACTGACTGCAATTCCTGGAAGGGGAGCCTGTATTGTCAACACTCTCAAGAAGGGAAactaggtggagggtagatagcataatggttatgcaaacagactctcatgcctgaggctccaaagtcccaggttcagtcccctgcaccactataagccagagctgaacagtgctctggtcaaaaaaaaaaaaaaaaaggcaaactagGGGGCCTGGTGCTGGTCCCTGGGCAGAATGACATTCTGGTGGTAGCACCCAattaagtgcgcacattacagtgcacaaggacccgggttcaagcccctcatccccacctgcagggggaagcttcacaagtagtgaagcagggctacaggtgtctctctctctctccctctctccctctctaccctccttccccctcaaaaAATAACTACATACAAAATAATTTCACACATATTGGAGGGGGGATCAAAAATAACTAAATCACATCACCttgtaaaaaaagaacaaaatgaaaagaggtgtgagagaggtagcataatggttctgcaaaaagactcatgcctgaggctctggggtcccaggttcaatcctttgcaccaccacaaaccagatgtgagtagtactctgatataattagttaattaattaaaataaattttaaaagaaagaaaaagaaaaaaagaaggcctgggtggtggtgcacatggttgagcacacgtgttaaaaTGTtctaggatctgggttcgagtcttcatccccacctgcagggggaaagctttgtgagtggtaaagcagtgcacaggtgtctctgtccctttctgtctccctaccctcttgattgttgactgtctctatctaataaataaagataagtttataaaaaatataaaggaaggatggaaagaaagaaaaaagaaatcagagtgAGGTTCAGGCTGAGCCAACCATGGAGGCCCAGGGCCGTCTCCTGACTGGCAGCCTGGTGGCCCCACTCCAGCTCCCACGTGCCTGACTCATGCTGGGTGCAGTCACTCAGGTGGCCCAAGCCTGGCAGTATGGGTGACCCTGACCTTGGGCTTCCTGGGCTggagtatttctctctgtcaagtggggacagggccgtGGGTCTTGTAGGACTGTCCTGGGGGAAAGAAggtgcctgctttttttttcttttaaatctcttttaaaattttttaataaacatttatttatttccttttgttgccctggtcgttttattgttgtagttattgatggcatcgttgttaggacagagagaaatggagagaggagggaaagacagagagggggagagaaagatagacacctgcagacctgcttcaccgcctgtgaagcgactcccctgcaggtggggagccgggggctcaaaccaagatcctttaactggtgagcttaacccgctgtgctactgccggactcagAGGAGGTGCCTGCTTTTATAgctcagtgtcctggaggaggggctgggg
The DNA window shown above is from Erinaceus europaeus chromosome 2, mEriEur2.1, whole genome shotgun sequence and carries:
- the FGF21 gene encoding fibroblast growth factor 21; this encodes MDWEAARLWQPGRWVPALLALLGLCWTYPISDSSPLLQFGGQVRLRHLYTDDAQRTEAHLEIRADGTVMGAVHRSPESLLELKALKPGVIQILGVKTSRFLCQRPDGTLYGSLHFDPEACSFQEQLLQDGYNVYRSEARGLPLRLPQGSLPARGPARFLPLPGRPSDPAELPGLPAPEPPDVGSSDPLSMVGPSQSRSPSYTS